In Geminicoccaceae bacterium, a single window of DNA contains:
- a CDS encoding CvpA family protein gives MNDLGLTIFDVGVILIVGTSALLSLMRGGVREIFNLASWIGALAVASYAFSQFRPMVLDAVHNDLIADIGTGFLVFFIPLVVFKLIGGAIANAISRSALGPIDRLLGLVFGFARGALIVCAGYLVATELMPREQFPDWVTGARTLPQVEEGTAWLAQYVPDDLMARSQEAVNTTLERARDSGTGTTGTGLPAN, from the coding sequence ATGAATGATCTGGGTTTGACCATCTTCGATGTCGGTGTGATCCTGATTGTCGGAACATCGGCCCTGCTGTCGCTGATGCGCGGCGGCGTCCGCGAGATCTTCAACCTCGCGAGCTGGATCGGTGCGCTGGCCGTAGCATCCTATGCTTTCAGTCAGTTTCGCCCGATGGTGCTGGATGCCGTCCATAACGATCTCATTGCCGATATCGGCACCGGTTTTCTCGTGTTCTTCATTCCGCTGGTCGTATTCAAGCTCATCGGCGGTGCCATTGCCAATGCCATTTCCCGCAGTGCGCTGGGGCCGATCGACCGGTTGCTCGGGCTCGTCTTCGGTTTCGCCCGGGGTGCGCTCATTGTCTGTGCGGGATATCTCGTGGCAACGGAACTGATGCCGCGCGAGCAGTTTCCCGATTGGGTAACAGGCGCGCGAACCCTGCCACAGGTGGAGGAAGGTACCGCCTGGCTGGCACAATACGTTCCCGACGACCTGATGGCTCGCTCACAGGAAGCCGTGAACACGACTCTCGAACGTGCCCGCGATTCCGGAACCGGTACTACCGGAACCGGCTTGCCGGCGAACTAG
- the radA gene encoding DNA repair protein RadA gives MAKQHRMFVCQNCGQVHPRWAGRCDGCGGWNTLVEEIVEAATRKEADRTRRRAGMLELVGLSGEDRPAPRLSTGIDELDRALGGGVVPGSAMLLGGDPGIGKSTLTLQAAAALAMAGHRVVYISGEESIAQIRLRATRLGIDGSNASGLELAASGSVEEVLGAIRGEAMPALLVIDSIQTMHVGEIESAPGTVSQLRAASQRLIQFAKRHAMALLLIGHVTKDGQIAGPRVLEHMVDTVLYFEGESSLQFRILRAVKNRFGPANEIGVFEMREAGLVPVGNPSALFLGAREEAVAGTVVFAGIEGSRPILVEIQALVAPSPLATPRRAVVGWDSNRLAMLLAVLETRCGLVMSGRDVYLNVAGGMRVQEPAADLAVAAALVSSLVDRPVRADTVLFGEVGLAGEVRPVSRRDSRLREAEKLGFGRAITPRRGDEGARGPIDQVELSRLNGLVDLV, from the coding sequence ATGGCCAAGCAGCATCGCATGTTCGTCTGCCAGAACTGCGGACAGGTGCATCCGCGCTGGGCGGGGCGCTGCGACGGCTGCGGCGGGTGGAACACGCTGGTGGAGGAGATCGTCGAGGCGGCGACGCGCAAGGAGGCCGACCGGACGCGCCGGCGCGCCGGCATGCTCGAACTGGTCGGGTTGTCGGGCGAGGACCGGCCGGCACCGAGACTGTCGACGGGCATCGATGAACTGGATCGTGCGCTGGGCGGCGGCGTCGTTCCGGGCTCGGCGATGTTGCTGGGCGGAGATCCGGGCATCGGCAAGTCCACGCTGACGCTCCAGGCCGCTGCCGCTCTCGCGATGGCCGGGCATCGTGTCGTCTATATCAGTGGCGAGGAATCGATCGCGCAGATCCGCCTGCGCGCGACCCGACTCGGTATCGACGGCAGCAATGCGTCGGGGCTGGAGCTGGCGGCTTCGGGTTCGGTTGAGGAAGTGCTGGGTGCGATCCGCGGCGAAGCCATGCCGGCACTGCTGGTGATCGATTCGATCCAGACCATGCATGTCGGCGAGATCGAAAGCGCACCGGGCACGGTGAGCCAGCTGCGCGCCGCTTCGCAGCGGCTGATCCAGTTCGCCAAGCGGCATGCCATGGCATTGCTGCTGATCGGGCACGTGACCAAGGACGGGCAGATTGCCGGACCGCGCGTGCTGGAGCACATGGTCGACACCGTCCTTTACTTCGAGGGCGAGAGCAGTCTTCAGTTCCGCATCCTGCGGGCCGTGAAGAACCGTTTCGGACCCGCCAACGAGATTGGCGTCTTCGAGATGCGCGAGGCCGGGCTGGTTCCGGTGGGCAATCCCTCGGCATTGTTCCTTGGCGCCCGCGAGGAGGCGGTGGCCGGAACCGTCGTCTTCGCCGGCATCGAGGGCAGCCGGCCGATCCTCGTCGAGATACAGGCGCTGGTCGCGCCGAGCCCTCTCGCCACTCCCAGGCGGGCGGTGGTCGGTTGGGACAGCAACCGCCTGGCAATGCTTCTGGCTGTGCTGGAAACGCGATGCGGACTTGTGATGAGCGGTCGCGACGTCTATCTCAACGTCGCTGGCGGAATGCGGGTGCAGGAACCTGCGGCCGATCTCGCAGTCGCGGCAGCGCTGGTTTCGTCACTGGTCGACCGGCCGGTCAGGGCGGATACGGTGTTGTTCGGCGAAGTCGGCCTGGCTGGCGAGGTCAGACCCGTGAGCCGGCGGGACTCCCGTCTCAGGGAGGCCGAAAAGCTGGGGTTTGGCCGGGCGATCACGCCCAGGCGCGGTGATGAAGGCGCAAGGGGACCCATCGACCAGGTGGAATTGTCCCGACTGAACGGCCTTGTCGACCTCGTCTGA
- the modA gene encoding molybdate ABC transporter substrate-binding protein has translation MKHRRLVAFAAAFLVLCAGLLPARAQEPALVAAASSLQYALAGLATAFAAQGHPAPRLVFGSSGNISQQIAHSAPFELFMAADENYIADLHERDLVDRRGTVYGLGRLAIFAVSGSPVAVDSNLDGLARSLKDGRLRKLAIANPELAPYGRAAMEALDATALTDHVRDLLVYGENVAQAAQFAASGSVDAGLIAASLATSPAMRGTGSFAIVDEALYAPIRQAMVLTRNAGDEAEAFFAFVLGDEGRAILEQNGFGVPGAAADGG, from the coding sequence ATGAAGCATCGTCGTCTCGTGGCCTTCGCCGCGGCCTTCCTCGTGCTGTGCGCCGGCCTGCTGCCCGCGCGTGCGCAGGAACCGGCGCTGGTGGCCGCGGCTTCGAGCCTGCAGTATGCCCTGGCCGGGCTGGCCACGGCCTTTGCCGCACAAGGGCATCCGGCGCCACGGCTCGTCTTCGGCTCGTCGGGCAATATCAGCCAGCAGATCGCCCATTCGGCACCCTTCGAACTGTTCATGGCGGCCGATGAAAACTACATCGCGGATCTGCATGAACGGGACCTGGTCGACCGGCGCGGCACGGTCTACGGGCTGGGCCGGCTCGCCATCTTTGCCGTCAGCGGGTCGCCCGTCGCGGTTGACAGCAATCTCGATGGCCTCGCCCGGTCCTTGAAGGACGGCCGGCTGCGCAAGCTGGCGATCGCCAATCCCGAACTGGCACCCTACGGACGGGCCGCGATGGAAGCGCTCGACGCCACCGCCCTGACCGACCATGTCCGCGATCTGCTGGTTTATGGCGAAAATGTGGCCCAGGCGGCACAATTCGCCGCCAGCGGCTCCGTGGATGCCGGTTTGATCGCCGCCAGCCTCGCCACCAGCCCGGCGATGCGCGGGACCGGCAGCTTTGCCATCGTCGACGAGGCCCTGTACGCCCCGATCCGCCAGGCCATGGTCCTGACGCGCAATGCCGGCGACGAGGCCGAGGCCTTCTTCGCCTTCGTCCTGGGCGACGAGGGTCGCGCCATCCTCGAACAAAACGGTTTCGGCGTACCCGGTGCTGCTGCCGATGGCGGCTGA
- the modB gene encoding molybdate ABC transporter permease subunit: MDWQALVLSLELAILTTLILLPVGLLCGRALAYGRFRGRALVEALILLPLVMPPTVLGFYLLTGLAATGPAGRLWQALTGGTLAFSFSGLVLASVIVNLPFAIQPAQNAFEAIPRDLREAAACCGMSPLQAVRRVELPLAWPGILTGLIMSFAHTLGEFGVVLMVGGSIPGETRTLAIAIYDRTQALDMRAAGTMATALMLISILTVSTTLLLSRRNRRRHV; the protein is encoded by the coding sequence ATGGACTGGCAGGCGCTCGTCCTGTCGCTTGAACTGGCGATACTCACCACCCTGATATTGTTGCCGGTTGGCCTGCTCTGTGGCCGGGCGCTCGCCTACGGGCGCTTCCGGGGCCGCGCGCTGGTCGAGGCCCTCATCCTCCTGCCCCTCGTCATGCCTCCCACGGTCCTGGGCTTCTACCTGCTCACCGGTCTTGCCGCCACCGGCCCTGCCGGTCGACTGTGGCAGGCGCTCACCGGCGGTACCCTCGCCTTCAGCTTTTCCGGCCTCGTGCTCGCCTCGGTCATCGTCAATCTCCCTTTTGCGATCCAGCCGGCACAAAACGCGTTCGAAGCCATCCCCCGCGATCTGCGCGAAGCGGCCGCCTGCTGCGGCATGTCACCGCTGCAGGCCGTCCGGCGTGTCGAATTGCCTCTGGCCTGGCCCGGCATCCTGACCGGACTGATCATGAGCTTCGCCCATACGCTGGGCGAGTTCGGCGTCGTGCTGATGGTCGGCGGCAGCATTCCCGGCGAGACCCGCACGCTGGCCATCGCCATCTACGACCGCACCCAGGCCCTCGACATGCGGGCCGCAGGAACCATGGCCACGGCGCTGATGCTGATCTCGATCCTCACCGTCTCGACCACCCTCCTGCTTTCGCGCCGCAACCGCCGCCGACATGTCTGA
- a CDS encoding ABC transporter ATP-binding protein — protein sequence MSDNAATVRLEQVAPIPLDLSIKIAAGELHALVGPSGSGKTTILRAIAGLQRPARGRIVIHGDTWMDSDDGRHLPAHRRSVGFVFQSFALFPHMTALENVAAASGLRRRSQRLERARELLERVHLAGLDRRRPSELSGGQQQRVAVARALAREPRILLLDEPFSAVDQVTRQRLYRELAELRQTLAIPILLVTHDLQEAMMLADRMTVIQRGRSLQSGEPMALVRRPLDVTVARLLGHRNIFDGRLVRDGRDGALRIAWNGHRLELVEQPEMPEGSPVAWLVPPSSVLLHRRDRPSLGERENPVDACIRNLTFLGDDAHVVLDVGTAQPLALTIGAHAARRNGLRTGADVRVSLLAESLHVMPPDGSADPDAPVMSNIRNPSTKRTG from the coding sequence ATGTCTGACAACGCCGCGACCGTCCGGCTCGAACAGGTGGCACCGATTCCGCTCGATCTGTCCATCAAGATCGCGGCGGGCGAGCTGCATGCGCTGGTGGGACCGTCCGGCAGCGGCAAGACCACCATCCTGCGCGCGATCGCCGGCCTTCAGCGCCCGGCGCGGGGCCGCATCGTGATCCATGGCGACACCTGGATGGACAGCGACGACGGCCGCCACCTGCCGGCGCACCGGCGTTCCGTCGGCTTCGTGTTCCAGTCGTTCGCCCTGTTCCCGCACATGACGGCACTGGAGAATGTCGCCGCCGCGTCGGGACTTCGACGCAGGAGCCAGCGCCTCGAACGGGCGCGGGAACTGCTGGAGCGCGTTCACCTCGCCGGGCTGGACCGCCGACGGCCATCGGAACTGTCCGGCGGCCAGCAGCAGCGGGTGGCCGTTGCCCGCGCACTCGCCCGCGAACCGCGCATCCTGCTGCTCGACGAGCCCTTCAGCGCGGTCGACCAGGTGACCCGCCAGCGCCTCTATCGCGAACTGGCGGAACTGCGGCAAACGCTGGCCATACCGATCCTGCTGGTCACCCACGACCTGCAGGAGGCCATGATGCTGGCCGATCGCATGACCGTGATCCAACGTGGCCGGTCGTTGCAGTCGGGCGAGCCGATGGCACTGGTGCGGCGACCGCTCGATGTGACGGTGGCCCGCCTGCTCGGTCACCGCAACATCTTCGATGGCCGGCTCGTCCGCGACGGGCGGGATGGCGCGCTCCGGATCGCCTGGAATGGCCATCGTCTCGAACTGGTGGAACAACCCGAAATGCCCGAAGGTTCGCCGGTGGCCTGGCTGGTGCCCCCCAGCAGCGTGCTGCTGCACCGGCGCGACCGCCCCTCGCTCGGCGAACGCGAAAATCCGGTGGATGCGTGCATCCGGAACCTGACCTTCCTCGGCGACGACGCGCATGTCGTCCTCGATGTCGGTACCGCACAGCCGCTGGCCCTGACCATCGGCGCGCACGCGGCCCGGCGCAACGGCCTCCGCACAGGCGCCGATGTCCGCGTGTCCCTGCTGGCCGAAAGCCTGCACGTCATGCCACCGGACGGGTCGGCGGATCCGGATGCTCCCGTGATGTCGAACATCAGGAATCCGTCCACCAAACGGACAGGTTGA
- the hslV gene encoding ATP-dependent protease subunit HslV — protein MEETRQAGWHGTTILSVRKAGKVVIAGDGQVSLAQTVIKANARKVRPLAGGSILAGFAGSTADAFTLLERLEAKLERHPGQLTRACVELAKDWRTDRYLRRLEAMMAVVDREVSLVLTGNGDVLEPEDGLIGIGSGGNFALSAARALIDIDGMDAEAIARKAMGIAADICVYTNRNVVLESITAS, from the coding sequence ATGGAGGAAACCAGACAGGCCGGCTGGCATGGCACGACGATCCTGTCCGTGCGCAAGGCCGGCAAGGTCGTAATTGCAGGCGATGGCCAGGTCAGCCTCGCGCAGACCGTCATCAAGGCCAACGCCCGCAAGGTGCGCCCGCTCGCGGGAGGTTCGATCCTCGCCGGATTTGCCGGCAGCACCGCCGATGCCTTCACGTTGCTGGAGCGACTCGAAGCCAAGCTCGAACGTCATCCGGGCCAGCTCACGCGTGCCTGCGTCGAGCTCGCCAAGGACTGGCGTACCGACCGTTACCTGCGCCGGCTTGAAGCGATGATGGCCGTTGTCGACAGGGAAGTCTCGCTCGTGCTCACCGGCAATGGCGACGTGCTGGAGCCCGAGGACGGACTGATCGGCATCGGTTCGGGCGGCAATTTCGCACTCAGCGCCGCCAGGGCGCTCATCGATATCGACGGTATGGATGCCGAGGCCATCGCCCGCAAGGCAATGGGCATTGCCGCGGATATCTGTGTCTACACCAACCGCAATGTTGTGCTGGAGTCGATCACCGCATCATGA
- the hslU gene encoding ATP-dependent protease ATPase subunit HslU — MTALTPREIVSELDRFIVGQNAAKRAVAIALRNRWRRQQLDDSLREEVLPKNILMIGPTGCGKTEIARRLAKLAQAPFLKVEATKFTEVGYVGRDVESIVRDIVEISIKLTRDQLHKEVHAKAEQQAEERVLDALVGSSAGKETRDKFRRMLRDGQLADKVIELDVVESQGSGMPTFDIPGMPGAQLGMVNLGDMLGKALGQRTTRKKMKVSESYDVLVAEEADKLVDEDRIRREGIEAAEQNGIVFIDEIDKISGREAKGGDVSREGVQRDLLPLIEGTSVSTKYGSVRTEHMLFIASGAFHLSKPSDLLPELQGRLPIRVELDALSRGDLKRILEEPEASLSRQYVALLATEGLTLEFTPEAIDEIAGLAHEINNRVENIGARRLQTVMEKLVEEISFTASDREKETVIIDPDYVRRQVGELVRDGDLSKFIL; from the coding sequence ATGACAGCCCTGACCCCAAGAGAGATCGTCTCCGAGCTCGACCGTTTCATCGTCGGACAGAATGCGGCGAAGCGGGCGGTGGCCATCGCCCTGCGCAACCGCTGGCGGCGGCAGCAGCTCGATGATTCGCTTCGCGAGGAGGTCCTGCCCAAGAACATCCTCATGATCGGCCCCACCGGCTGCGGCAAGACCGAGATCGCCCGGCGTCTCGCGAAACTTGCGCAGGCCCCCTTCCTCAAGGTCGAGGCGACCAAGTTCACCGAAGTCGGCTATGTCGGCCGCGATGTCGAGAGCATCGTCCGCGATATCGTCGAGATCTCCATCAAGCTCACCCGCGACCAGCTGCACAAGGAAGTGCATGCCAAGGCCGAGCAGCAGGCCGAGGAACGGGTTCTCGATGCGCTGGTCGGAAGTTCCGCCGGCAAGGAGACCCGTGACAAGTTCCGCCGGATGCTGCGCGACGGCCAGCTGGCCGACAAGGTGATCGAGCTCGACGTGGTCGAAAGCCAGGGCAGCGGCATGCCGACCTTCGATATCCCGGGCATGCCCGGTGCGCAGCTCGGCATGGTCAATCTGGGCGACATGCTCGGCAAGGCCCTGGGCCAGCGGACCACGCGCAAGAAGATGAAGGTTTCGGAGAGCTACGACGTGCTCGTGGCCGAGGAGGCCGACAAGCTCGTGGACGAGGACCGCATCCGCCGCGAGGGCATCGAGGCCGCCGAGCAGAACGGCATCGTCTTCATCGACGAGATCGACAAGATCTCGGGACGGGAGGCCAAGGGCGGCGATGTCAGCCGCGAAGGCGTCCAGCGCGACCTCCTGCCCCTCATCGAGGGAACGAGCGTATCGACCAAGTACGGTTCGGTCCGCACCGAGCACATGCTGTTCATCGCCTCCGGTGCCTTTCACCTGAGCAAGCCCTCCGATCTGCTGCCCGAACTGCAGGGCCGGCTGCCGATACGCGTCGAGCTGGACGCGCTCAGCCGCGGCGACCTCAAGCGTATCCTTGAGGAGCCGGAGGCGAGCCTGTCGCGCCAGTACGTGGCCCTGCTGGCCACCGAGGGCCTGACACTGGAGTTCACGCCCGAGGCAATCGACGAGATCGCCGGCCTTGCCCACGAGATCAACAATCGGGTGGAGAACATCGGCGCGAGGCGATTGCAGACAGTGATGGAAAAACTCGTCGAGGAGATCAGCTTCACGGCATCCGACCGCGAGAAGGAAACCGTCATCATCGACCCCGACTACGTGCGCCGCCAGGTCGGCGAACTGGTCAGGGATGGCGACCTCTCCAAGTTCATCCTCTGA
- a CDS encoding alginate lyase family protein, with translation MSGPCSPVGTFRRGRPIRRLIVAAAGFPAIVLFAIAASMSSANALSLEQRRALDLSEYRVTDPDRSYFDVDARRRLLAETRSPVLHEAIEQVTKDAPGCKTVEQIPIIDFKLRMPAYYSNHDEWREAIKPLFAYEDAISALAAASLAIDESYYGHCLIEVLARWADADALSQFHYNSDDRQAWYNIEDMMFTTALAYSVVRGRLPDVESQERKIDAWLNRISRNHISIEGGSQSCCNNHFYRRALHATMIGILTSDDDLFRFGVSAIYSAVSELTADGTLPREFRRGKLAVHYQNYAVLYLVYIAQLIERQGYPAFDLEIGGHTLADAVDRAISMQVAPQEVKIKGVTAQDLHFMDDGQYLSWGEVWLSHFDDPRIERRVASFRPVFNRSAGGYATLYFYNPGSDADGDIRQKKKMDGEGD, from the coding sequence ATGTCCGGTCCATGTTCGCCCGTCGGCACCTTCCGGCGCGGGCGCCCCATTCGTCGGCTGATCGTGGCGGCGGCGGGCTTCCCGGCTATCGTCCTTTTCGCAATTGCGGCATCGATGTCTTCCGCCAACGCGCTGTCGCTGGAACAGCGGCGGGCCCTCGATCTCAGCGAGTATCGCGTCACCGATCCGGACAGGAGCTACTTCGACGTCGACGCCCGCCGCCGGCTTCTCGCCGAAACCCGCTCGCCGGTGCTGCACGAGGCCATCGAACAGGTCACAAAGGACGCTCCCGGTTGCAAGACTGTCGAGCAAATTCCCATTATCGACTTCAAGTTGCGCATGCCGGCGTACTATTCAAATCACGACGAGTGGCGGGAGGCGATCAAGCCGTTGTTCGCCTATGAAGATGCGATCAGCGCGCTGGCCGCCGCTTCCCTTGCAATCGATGAGTCCTATTACGGCCACTGTCTGATCGAGGTCCTTGCCCGATGGGCCGATGCCGATGCGCTGAGCCAGTTCCACTACAATTCCGACGACCGTCAGGCCTGGTACAACATCGAGGACATGATGTTCACCACCGCCCTGGCCTATTCTGTCGTTCGTGGACGGTTACCAGACGTGGAAAGTCAGGAACGGAAGATCGATGCCTGGCTCAATCGCATCTCCCGCAATCACATCAGTATCGAGGGCGGTAGCCAGAGTTGCTGCAACAACCATTTCTATCGTCGCGCGCTGCATGCCACGATGATCGGAATTCTCACATCCGACGACGACCTGTTCCGCTTCGGCGTGTCGGCCATCTATTCCGCGGTCTCGGAACTCACGGCGGACGGAACCCTGCCGCGTGAATTCCGGCGCGGGAAGCTGGCGGTGCACTACCAGAACTACGCTGTACTCTACCTCGTCTACATCGCCCAACTGATCGAACGGCAGGGATATCCGGCATTCGATCTTGAAATCGGCGGGCACACGCTCGCCGACGCCGTCGACCGGGCGATCTCGATGCAGGTGGCGCCGCAAGAGGTGAAGATCAAGGGCGTGACCGCCCAGGACCTGCACTTCATGGATGATGGGCAATATCTGTCATGGGGGGAAGTGTGGCTGTCGCATTTCGATGATCCGCGCATCGAACGGCGGGTCGCCAGCTTCCGTCCGGTCTTCAACCGCAGTGCTGGCGGTTATGCCACGCTCTATTTCTACAATCCGGGTAGCGATGCAGACGGGGATATCCGGCAGAAGAAGAAGATGGACGGGGAAGGGGACTGA
- a CDS encoding HlyD family efflux transporter periplasmic adaptor subunit, translating into MKREIPAEYLLPPRQSVPQKQRSPISRIVPEQRGERQFVRVPMPFVVEHDGRTISGRDLSLDGFAIVEPLVAAVTGETLDCRLRLMFKGYELTFNVECHVVSGGQDGKPQTFQITSMDEAQREVLRKTIRAFLSGQLITFEGLLLPSDAQTERQRRQRVEDLEEEEEQRDEAVPWKRHARYAAIGLGALVMFSFLVTSLFQRLAVTESRFAALTAPRIDIRAPSEGRLAAHDLTVGTMVQPDQRLSEVIDATLQADVALAAAEYRRMGMTVAAASTDGAGPVDRVIASPRGAGGVSLAQLRAPEPVELASTVPTASHADLEVSRIRLAALEHRQQANRLFSPCDCEVTWAVPGGEWVEKGEQIFTLIRTEPSMMSVVALVHMSDVASIEPHDEAYLQLPQTGEMVEARVLSVRLDPDRGPRSGFPAWVAQDQSLASVELVPSKPLPAGLVGVPMKVYFTSWPTLTRMTGGS; encoded by the coding sequence ATGAAGCGAGAAATTCCGGCAGAATACCTGCTCCCTCCGCGGCAATCCGTTCCGCAGAAGCAACGGTCCCCGATTTCGAGAATTGTGCCCGAGCAGCGAGGCGAACGGCAGTTCGTCCGGGTGCCCATGCCCTTTGTCGTCGAACACGACGGCCGGACAATCAGCGGCCGCGACCTGTCCCTCGATGGTTTCGCCATCGTCGAACCGCTGGTCGCGGCCGTAACGGGCGAGACCCTCGATTGCCGGCTGCGGCTGATGTTCAAGGGCTATGAACTGACCTTCAACGTCGAGTGCCATGTCGTCTCCGGGGGACAGGACGGCAAGCCGCAGACCTTCCAGATCACCTCGATGGACGAGGCCCAGCGGGAGGTTCTGCGCAAGACCATCCGCGCCTTCCTTTCGGGACAGCTGATCACCTTCGAAGGATTGCTTCTTCCCTCCGACGCGCAGACCGAGCGGCAAAGGCGCCAGCGCGTCGAGGACCTGGAGGAAGAGGAGGAACAACGGGACGAGGCCGTGCCGTGGAAACGCCATGCGCGCTATGCGGCCATCGGTCTTGGCGCGTTGGTGATGTTCTCCTTCCTGGTCACGTCGCTCTTCCAGCGCCTTGCCGTCACCGAGTCTCGGTTCGCGGCACTGACCGCTCCGCGCATCGACATCCGCGCCCCGTCCGAAGGGCGCCTGGCCGCGCACGACCTTACGGTAGGCACGATGGTCCAGCCCGACCAGCGGCTGTCCGAGGTCATCGACGCCACCCTGCAGGCCGATGTCGCCCTGGCCGCCGCCGAATACCGGCGCATGGGCATGACGGTGGCCGCTGCCAGCACCGATGGCGCAGGGCCGGTCGACCGGGTCATCGCTTCGCCGCGAGGCGCTGGTGGCGTCTCGCTGGCACAGCTGCGTGCGCCCGAGCCGGTCGAGCTGGCCTCGACGGTGCCGACGGCCAGCCATGCCGATCTTGAGGTCAGTCGCATCCGGCTCGCCGCGCTCGAACATCGCCAGCAGGCCAACCGGCTGTTCTCACCCTGCGATTGCGAGGTCACCTGGGCCGTGCCGGGAGGCGAATGGGTCGAGAAGGGCGAGCAGATATTCACCCTGATCCGCACCGAGCCGTCCATGATGAGCGTTGTCGCGCTCGTCCACATGTCGGATGTCGCCTCCATCGAACCGCATGACGAAGCCTATCTGCAATTGCCGCAGACCGGCGAGATGGTCGAGGCGCGGGTGCTTTCGGTGCGCCTCGATCCCGACCGCGGGCCGCGCTCCGGCTTCCCCGCATGGGTGGCGCAGGACCAGAGTCTCGCCAGTGTCGAACTGGTACCGTCGAAGCCGCTTCCGGCCGGCCTCGTCGGTGTCCCGATGAAGGTCTATTTCACGTCATGGCCAACGCTCACCCGCATGACCGGTGGCAGCTGA